The genomic window GCGACTCGATCAAACCCTCCTGCCGAAGGATCGTCAGCGCCTTGTCGATCACCGTCTGACCCACCCGGTAGTCGCGCATCAACTCCCGCACCGTCGGCAGCCGGTCACCCGCCGACAGACCGCGCACCCGCCGACGCATGTCCGCCACCAGCGCCTCACTCGACCGTCCTGTCGCCGTCAAGTCCATCACAAATCACTCCATGTGCCACCCATTGTACCGATTGTACGGTACAATTCAAGCAAAACCCTGACTTGTATTTAATGACTTAAATCTCTGCGCCTCAGCGCCTCCGCGGGAGCTGCTCTTCCTCCCTGACCTCACGAAATTTGTATGATGATATGGTTGTCATACAAATTCATGACTTGTCCGCCGCCGCCGCATTTTTCCGCGCGCGGGCCGCGTCACGCTTCATCTGCGCGATCGTCTTGGTCGGAATCCGGGCCGCGCCCTTGGTCTTCTTCGTCCCCAGCCGCGGCTCTTTGGCCAGCCGCCGTTTGGCCGCGGGGATCGCTAACTTGTACTGCGGCAACCACTTGGCCTGCGCCACGAGCATCTCATCGGTCATCTGCCAGATCTCCGGCGGGTTGCACACAGCCGCCGTCAGCGGATCGTGCAGCATCGCCTGCTTGAGCAGCGTCACATCCCCCGCCACCGCCGCGTGCACCGCCATCCGCTGAACGTTAATCGATGCCAGACAAGTACTTGCGCACGCCATCGGCAGGTCGCCGACCTTCGGAATGTTCACCCCGTTACGATCCACATACCCCGGAACTTCAACGATGCAATCATCCGGCAGGTTGCTGATGCAGCCGTGGTTCTTCACATTAAAATGCCCGCGATAAACCCGTCCCGTTTCCAGCCCCTCAATGATGTAACTGCCGTGTTCACCGGAACGTACGCTCGGCGTGATCGGCTCGTCCTCCGCCTTCAGCCAGTTCGGAAAATCGGTCTTGAACCAGTTCCGCCCTTCCGTGGACACCCGCAAGTACCCGCCCGTTTCGCCGTTGATCCACGATGACATGTCGATCCACTTGCGTATCTCGTTGGGGCGCTTGCGATACCACGGCACGTACTCGGAAAGGTGGCCGTTGGATTCGGTGGAGTAGTAGCCGAATCGACGCAGCACGTCGATTCGGACCTTTTCGGTTTTGGCGTAAACCGGATGGCGTTCAAAGGCTTTAAGCAGTTCCTCGCCGGTGATTTTTCGGCCCTTGTAGAGGATCTGGATGTACCAGGTCTGGTGGTTGATTCCGGCGCAGATGATGTCAACTTCGCTGGGGTCTTTGGCGCCGAGGACGGTGGCGATCTGATGGTGGCCGCCGGCGACGCCGTGGCAGAGGCCGATGGTGTTGATGCCGCCGAACTCGATGGCGGCCCAGGTGTTCATGGCGTTGGGGTTGGCGTGGTTCAGGAACAGGACGTTGGGTTTGGCGACTTCGCGCATGTCCTTGCAGAAGTCCAGGACGCAGGCGATGTTCCGCTGGCCGTACATGATTCCGCCGGCGCAGAGGGTGTCTCCGACGCACTGGTCGATGCCGTACTTGAGGGGGATGTCGATGTCGGTCTGGAAGGCTTCGAGTCCGCCGACCCGTACGACGTTGAAGACGTAGTCGGCGTCGGCGAGGGCGCGTCGGCGGTCGGTGGTGGCGGTGATGGCGGCTGGGAACTTGTTGGCCTTCAGGTCCTTCTGGCAGAGTTGGGCGACCATGTCGAGGTTGCGTTTGTTGATGTCGGTGAAGGCGAACTGGGTGTCCTGGAGTTCGGGCACGGTGAGGATGTCGCGGAAGATGCGCCGGGTGAAGCCGACGCTGCCGGCTCCGATGAAGGCCACTTTGATTGCCACGAAACCGTCTCCTATAGGGTGTTTTTCGTCATGGTTCAGCCACAGCCGCCGCGGCTGTAAGGCGTTGGTTTATCATGCCTCGTTGGTGTTGGCAAGATATAATCGTCGGCTGGAGGATGTGGACTATGGCGAGGAAGAAGAAGGCGGCGGTTGAGGCGTTGGTTTTGTCGGATGAGCGGGTG from Phycisphaerae bacterium includes these protein-coding regions:
- a CDS encoding alpha-glucosidase/alpha-galactosidase → MAIKVAFIGAGSVGFTRRIFRDILTVPELQDTQFAFTDINKRNLDMVAQLCQKDLKANKFPAAITATTDRRRALADADYVFNVVRVGGLEAFQTDIDIPLKYGIDQCVGDTLCAGGIMYGQRNIACVLDFCKDMREVAKPNVLFLNHANPNAMNTWAAIEFGGINTIGLCHGVAGGHHQIATVLGAKDPSEVDIICAGINHQTWYIQILYKGRKITGEELLKAFERHPVYAKTEKVRIDVLRRFGYYSTESNGHLSEYVPWYRKRPNEIRKWIDMSSWINGETGGYLRVSTEGRNWFKTDFPNWLKAEDEPITPSVRSGEHGSYIIEGLETGRVYRGHFNVKNHGCISNLPDDCIVEVPGYVDRNGVNIPKVGDLPMACASTCLASINVQRMAVHAAVAGDVTLLKQAMLHDPLTAAVCNPPEIWQMTDEMLVAQAKWLPQYKLAIPAAKRRLAKEPRLGTKKTKGAARIPTKTIAQMKRDAARARKNAAAADKS